One genomic region from Sphingobacterium multivorum encodes:
- a CDS encoding serine hydrolase domain-containing protein translates to MKKIVLLNTMFIPLIGWAQLQPVFKHKVDSIYDKNKDAIGIIVHVEAPKHNISWSYARGVADTSTNQALEDQQPVLIASNTKPYVAAAMLRLVEKGEFSIDQPIANLLSKKTRHLFESDGYNLAGITIKNLLSHTSGIQDYVDEAYFEFVNQHPKYKWKKDEQIRRSIDIGSPQPVGEIFSYADINYLLLTEIIEQKTHLPFYTAIRNLLKYKELNLTKTWFINLEHYPESTLPLAHQYANKYNWDSYAIDPSWDLYGGGGIAATAKETSLFFQYLFDGKIIQDKKLLEAMHTYVLSSDKSKYCLGIYHFDMGFNAYYHGGWWGTDVIYSPESDATITVFTLQKGFQHVINPFIGKEFQKLLIAKSAIK, encoded by the coding sequence ATGAAAAAAATCGTGTTATTAAACACAATGTTTATTCCATTAATCGGATGGGCTCAATTACAGCCAGTTTTTAAGCATAAAGTAGATTCTATTTATGATAAAAATAAGGATGCAATCGGGATTATTGTTCATGTAGAAGCACCGAAACACAATATTTCCTGGAGTTATGCAAGAGGAGTAGCAGATACCAGCACGAACCAAGCGCTGGAAGACCAACAGCCTGTTTTGATTGCTAGCAACACAAAACCTTATGTTGCTGCAGCAATGCTAAGATTGGTAGAAAAAGGTGAATTTTCTATTGATCAACCGATTGCCAATTTATTATCAAAAAAAACACGTCACCTATTTGAAAGCGATGGCTATAATCTAGCGGGAATTACTATAAAGAACTTGCTGTCACATACTTCGGGAATTCAAGATTATGTAGATGAAGCTTATTTTGAATTCGTCAATCAGCATCCTAAATATAAATGGAAAAAAGACGAGCAGATCAGAAGATCCATCGATATCGGGAGCCCTCAGCCTGTCGGTGAAATATTTAGTTACGCTGATATTAATTATTTGCTCCTCACCGAGATTATTGAGCAAAAAACGCATCTGCCATTTTATACAGCTATTCGAAATTTACTGAAATACAAAGAATTAAATCTTACAAAGACATGGTTTATAAACTTAGAGCATTATCCTGAAAGCACCTTGCCACTCGCCCATCAATACGCTAACAAATACAACTGGGACTCTTATGCTATTGATCCTTCCTGGGATCTGTACGGAGGCGGCGGAATCGCAGCAACAGCCAAAGAGACTTCCCTGTTTTTCCAATATCTATTTGACGGGAAAATCATTCAGGATAAAAAGCTTCTAGAAGCGATGCATACCTATGTTCTTTCGTCAGATAAATCTAAATATTGTTTGGGAATTTATCATTTTGACATGGGATTCAACGCCTACTATCATGGGGGTTGGTGGGGAACAGATGTGATCTATTCGCCGGAGTCTGATGCGACTATCACTGTCTTTACATTGCAAAAAGGATTTCAGCACGTCATCAATCCATTTATCGGAAAAGAATTTCAAAAGCTATTGATTGCAAAATCAGCAATAAAATAA
- a CDS encoding PLP-dependent aminotransferase family protein: MKKDYLYHEIADNIANKIKSGVLKAGEKLPSVRNLSAEHGISINTAKRVFLALEGRSLIRSKPQSGYFVSPPNYLQLPLAAASQPIPIANNREPDQLMNKVYSTMGRRDLTLFSIGVPSGSLLPTAKLKKEIVLATRELSDGGTAYEPLQGNIKLRRMVAVRSLAWGGNLNEDDVVTTNGCMNALVLCLMALTKPGDTLALESPCYPGILQLAVSLGLKVLEIATDPIIGIDIEALKNLLPQIKVCLLVPNFSTPLGYCMPDEHKREIVALLSKHQIPLIEDDTYSDLHFGTQRPKCCKSFDRDGNVLWCGSVSKTLAPGFRAGWVAPGKYKEQIIKLKLIHSLSSTAIINEAVGNFLLTGKYENHLRKLRRSLTENYQRYAAIISDHFPEGTKISRPQGGLALWVEFPKHIDTGKLYNYALKLQISISPGRIFTLQDQFHHCMRLCIGLPWSNELALKLKQLGKLATAL; this comes from the coding sequence ATGAAAAAAGATTATTTGTATCATGAAATAGCAGACAATATTGCCAATAAGATTAAATCAGGCGTCTTAAAAGCTGGCGAAAAACTACCTTCAGTGAGGAACCTAAGCGCTGAACACGGTATCAGTATAAATACCGCAAAAAGGGTATTTCTAGCGTTGGAAGGCCGTTCTCTTATACGGTCCAAGCCCCAATCCGGCTACTTCGTTAGTCCTCCAAACTATTTGCAACTTCCGTTGGCGGCAGCCAGTCAACCTATTCCAATCGCCAACAACCGAGAACCGGATCAATTGATGAATAAGGTGTATTCAACCATGGGTCGTCGTGATTTAACCTTATTTTCAATCGGTGTTCCTTCCGGAAGTCTCCTACCTACCGCAAAATTAAAAAAAGAAATCGTCCTCGCTACACGGGAGCTCAGCGATGGTGGCACAGCATATGAACCCTTGCAAGGCAATATAAAATTACGTCGTATGGTGGCCGTACGTTCATTGGCCTGGGGTGGAAATCTAAATGAAGATGATGTCGTTACCACCAACGGCTGTATGAATGCTTTAGTTTTGTGTCTGATGGCCTTAACCAAACCTGGAGATACACTGGCTCTGGAAAGCCCCTGCTATCCGGGTATCCTCCAACTTGCCGTCAGTCTAGGGCTTAAAGTGCTGGAAATAGCTACGGACCCCATCATAGGAATAGACATTGAAGCCCTCAAAAATCTGTTGCCCCAAATTAAAGTCTGTTTACTGGTACCCAATTTTAGCACCCCTTTGGGTTATTGCATGCCGGATGAGCACAAGCGGGAAATTGTGGCATTGCTGTCAAAACACCAAATTCCGCTAATCGAAGATGACACCTACAGCGACCTCCATTTTGGCACCCAACGCCCCAAATGTTGCAAATCTTTTGACCGGGATGGCAATGTCCTCTGGTGTGGATCCGTTTCAAAGACGTTGGCTCCAGGCTTCCGTGCCGGATGGGTTGCTCCTGGAAAATACAAAGAACAGATTATCAAACTAAAACTGATCCATTCCCTGTCATCTACGGCGATCATCAATGAGGCGGTTGGAAATTTTCTATTAACTGGAAAGTATGAAAACCACCTGCGTAAACTTCGTAGATCATTAACGGAAAACTACCAGCGCTACGCTGCTATCATTTCGGACCATTTTCCGGAAGGCACTAAAATTAGCCGTCCACAGGGTGGACTTGCCCTATGGGTCGAGTTTCCAAAACACATCGATACAGGCAAGCTATATAACTATGCGCTTAAACTACAGATTAGCATTTCACCGGGGCGGATTTTCACCTTGCAGGATCAATTTCACCATTGCATGCGTCTCTGTATTGGTTTGCCCTGGAGCAATGAACTCGCTTTAAAATTAAAACAGCTGGGCAAACTCGCGACAGCACTCTAA
- a CDS encoding SRPBCC family protein, whose protein sequence is MRYKLYREQQLTCDMDTAWAFFSSPMNLSEITPKDMGFVVTSDCDQQEIFEGMIIDYLVSPILRFPLKWKTQITQVEKNKSFTDFQLKGPYAYWNHFHEFIPNENGVLMKDRVDYELPLGILGTIAHGIFVKRKLERIFDYRYQVLEKLFNQTQN, encoded by the coding sequence ATGAGGTACAAATTATATAGAGAACAGCAATTGACCTGCGATATGGATACCGCATGGGCATTTTTTTCCTCACCCATGAATCTTTCAGAAATTACTCCAAAAGATATGGGTTTTGTAGTCACCTCAGACTGTGATCAACAAGAAATTTTTGAAGGAATGATCATCGATTATTTGGTATCTCCGATTCTTCGGTTTCCGCTGAAGTGGAAGACCCAAATAACGCAGGTGGAAAAGAATAAAAGTTTTACTGATTTCCAACTAAAAGGACCTTATGCCTATTGGAATCATTTTCATGAATTTATTCCAAATGAAAATGGGGTGCTCATGAAAGACAGGGTTGATTATGAATTGCCTTTGGGGATTCTAGGCACAATTGCGCATGGAATTTTTGTTAAAAGGAAGTTGGAGCGAATCTTTGATTACCGTTATCAGGTTTTAGAAAAATTATTTAATCAAACTCAGAATTAG
- a CDS encoding DMT family transporter: MAELSISKLQENTTSGWLNGFIGVVLFSGSLPATRMAVLAFDPVFVTLARASIAGILALITLMVFKEKRPERKQLGSLCIVAIGCVVGFPLLSALALQHITSAHSIVFIGILPVSTAVFGIIRGGERPKPIFWLFSALGSLLVIGYAMAQGLTASPLGDVLMILSVILCGLGYAEGAKLTKTLGGWQVISWALVLSLPLMLPLTFIYLPSSFDTVPIGAWASLAYVSMFSMFIGFVFWYKGLAQGGTATIGQLQLLQPFFGLALAAGLLHEQVGVGMLAVTVAVILCVVGTKRFAR, translated from the coding sequence ATGGCGGAATTAAGTATAAGTAAATTACAGGAAAATACAACAAGCGGTTGGTTAAACGGTTTTATTGGTGTGGTATTATTTAGTGGTTCGTTGCCGGCAACACGCATGGCCGTTTTAGCGTTTGATCCTGTATTCGTTACACTAGCAAGGGCTTCCATTGCAGGCATATTGGCACTGATAACATTGATGGTTTTTAAGGAAAAACGTCCAGAAAGAAAGCAATTGGGTTCGCTATGCATCGTGGCAATAGGATGTGTCGTTGGATTTCCCTTACTGAGCGCTTTGGCTCTGCAGCACATCACGTCCGCGCATTCCATCGTTTTTATCGGTATTTTGCCCGTATCGACAGCCGTATTTGGTATTATACGCGGTGGCGAGCGTCCGAAGCCAATCTTTTGGCTGTTCTCGGCTTTAGGGAGTCTACTGGTGATCGGCTATGCGATGGCACAAGGATTAACAGCCTCACCTTTAGGCGACGTTTTAATGATTTTATCGGTCATTCTCTGTGGTTTGGGCTATGCTGAAGGTGCAAAATTGACCAAGACGCTAGGGGGCTGGCAGGTCATTTCCTGGGCCTTGGTTTTGTCGCTGCCGTTGATGTTGCCACTTACCTTTATCTATCTTCCATCTTCTTTTGACACTGTGCCTATCGGGGCCTGGGCCAGTTTAGCCTATGTGTCGATGTTCAGTATGTTTATTGGCTTTGTTTTTTGGTATAAAGGACTTGCCCAAGGTGGCACGGCGACCATTGGGCAGTTACAGTTACTCCAGCCTTTTTTCGGTCTGGCTTTAGCCGCCGGGCTTCTTCATGAACAAGTCGGTGTTGGCATGCTGGCCGTAACAGTTGCTGTTATTCTTTGTGTCGTTGGAACGAAGAGATTTGCCCGATAA
- a CDS encoding GrpB family protein translates to MILPFEPYNPIWKANFDSIQHELFTLLKPIRSRVDHIGSTAVEGLSAKPIIDILIGLEEENDLDRIPFLLRDKCYVYYEKYNEDMPYRRFFIALIDRPEVLGLPEQIAPGDEIPARLHDHSLRVAHIHSIPLQSKHWLRHIAFRDYLRAHDNVRDRYQALKEKLVLQQWKDGNDYNDAKDEFLKEHEAKAVEWYNSGMVQ, encoded by the coding sequence ATGATTTTACCGTTTGAACCTTATAATCCGATATGGAAAGCGAATTTTGACAGTATTCAACATGAACTTTTTACGTTGTTGAAACCAATAAGGTCGAGGGTTGATCACATAGGCAGTACGGCCGTTGAGGGATTGTCTGCCAAACCAATCATTGATATATTGATCGGTTTAGAGGAAGAAAACGATCTTGATCGCATTCCGTTCCTGTTGCGGGACAAGTGCTATGTATATTATGAAAAATACAATGAGGATATGCCTTACAGACGTTTTTTTATCGCCCTGATTGATCGTCCTGAAGTATTAGGATTACCAGAGCAAATCGCACCTGGCGATGAAATTCCAGCACGATTGCATGACCATTCGTTACGAGTAGCACATATCCATAGCATACCCTTGCAATCAAAACACTGGTTGCGCCATATAGCCTTTCGCGATTACCTGCGTGCGCACGACAATGTAAGAGATCGCTATCAGGCACTCAAAGAAAAATTGGTACTGCAGCAATGGAAAGATGGTAACGATTATAATGATGCGAAAGATGAGTTTTTGAAAGAGCATGAAGCAAAAGCTGTGGAATGGTACAATAGTGGAATGGTACAATAA
- a CDS encoding DinB family protein — MNTLLEEFEHIIQKFSSQILEINENDFNRKLEPDKWSKKEILGHLVDSAFVNYQRFIRAQFEENPKIYYDQVAYCASAGYQHAETEKLCNLWRSVNEQLLFLFKQVIANKLIQRTCNDHSLEFLMLDYVVHLKHHRNQILSE; from the coding sequence ATGAATACATTATTGGAAGAATTTGAGCATATTATTCAGAAGTTTTCTTCGCAAATTTTGGAAATAAATGAAAACGATTTTAATCGCAAATTAGAACCAGATAAATGGAGCAAAAAAGAGATTCTGGGTCATCTAGTCGATAGCGCTTTTGTTAATTACCAACGGTTTATAAGAGCTCAATTTGAAGAAAATCCAAAAATATACTATGATCAGGTAGCCTATTGTGCATCTGCAGGTTACCAACATGCTGAGACCGAGAAATTATGCAATCTATGGCGATCGGTAAACGAACAATTGTTGTTTTTGTTTAAGCAGGTAATTGCGAACAAATTGATTCAAAGGACTTGTAATGACCATAGCCTCGAATTTTTAATGCTTGACTATGTGGTGCATTTGAAGCATCACAGAAATCAGATTTTGTCCGAATGA
- a CDS encoding GNAT family N-acetyltransferase, producing the protein MEIRKLKAGDSADLLNAINGAFADYIVPFQLDALQLESKIRGEDILMDLSVGVFDGIKLVAFIMHGMREIEGSKVIYNAGTGVLPAYRNSGLVGEMYRFMQPSFREYRVKKLLLEVIESNRRAIRVYEKNGFVKGRRLLCFGGELHVKMGALSGGTQPIRIQSIHDFSWDILQSFWDVEPSWQNRSERSKLIQLKGLGAFIGSDLVGYILFNSSNRRIYQIAVAQQYRRKGIATQLLSELKVFVSSAKVQITNVDEKAKNLQLFLQRQGLVNTINQIEMVKMIF; encoded by the coding sequence ATGGAGATACGAAAATTGAAAGCGGGAGATAGTGCTGACTTATTAAATGCAATTAATGGAGCTTTTGCCGACTATATTGTACCATTTCAGTTAGACGCATTGCAATTGGAGTCGAAGATCCGAGGCGAGGATATTTTAATGGACTTGTCAGTTGGTGTTTTTGACGGAATAAAACTGGTAGCTTTTATCATGCATGGCATGCGAGAAATTGAGGGTAGTAAAGTGATCTACAATGCTGGTACAGGTGTTTTGCCCGCCTATCGGAACAGCGGATTAGTCGGTGAAATGTACAGATTTATGCAGCCATCCTTCAGAGAGTATCGCGTGAAAAAATTACTATTGGAAGTGATAGAAAGTAATCGACGTGCTATTCGGGTATATGAAAAAAATGGTTTTGTTAAAGGCCGTAGATTACTGTGCTTTGGAGGAGAACTTCATGTAAAGATGGGTGCTTTATCTGGCGGAACACAGCCTATCCGTATACAGTCTATCCATGACTTTTCTTGGGATATTTTGCAGTCTTTTTGGGATGTTGAACCCAGCTGGCAAAATAGAAGTGAGCGTAGTAAATTAATTCAGCTTAAAGGGTTGGGGGCATTTATTGGCTCCGATTTGGTGGGATATATCTTGTTCAATTCGTCCAATAGGCGGATCTACCAAATTGCTGTAGCACAGCAGTATAGGCGGAAAGGTATTGCAACACAGCTTTTATCCGAGCTGAAAGTGTTTGTGTCCAGCGCAAAGGTACAAATTACTAACGTTGATGAAAAAGCCAAAAACTTGCAACTATTTCTACAAAGACAAGGCTTAGTCAACACAATCAACCAGATTGAAATGGTCAAGATGATTTTCTGA